The stretch of DNA TGATCTGATTGATGGATTGGAGTTGAACAGTCGTCGCTCCAATGACTGCATCATCCGTCATGCCTCAAAGCGTTGTCCACACTCCGATCTCATTGGATTCATTGAGTTCATAGCCCGCTTGAAAACGCCACTAGCTGAGAAAATTGCTGTCGTAATACTCCTGATAGAGAAAGTCGTGGCCAGCTCCCCAGTTGATGCCGTTGGACAGTCTTTGAAAGAGACCCACTGTCGTAAAGAATTGAGTGCGGCCTTCCGTTACATCAACTGTTTCCAGCACAGCCACAGCATTTCCGGCTGCGACAACGGCAGGTCCAATTTGTGTACCAAGTCCCCAGAAAGCAGTGTCGAGACAAAGCTTGCCGACAGTCTGCGGTAGTTGGGGGTCAAACCAGGTACCACTTCACTCGGACACGATTTCGTGAACTTTTCGCACGCCGCCCAACTGGTCGAAGACCTCAATAGTCTGTGCAATTCCGAGGATCCGGGCCAGAAGAGGAATTTCTTCTCCTTTGGGTCTGTCTGGTTGCCCTTGTCCGTTCCAGTGCTCATCAAGACACCGAATCGCAAGGGCTGTGGATTCGGAGAATCCCAGATCACGAGCAATCTGGGCACCGCGTTCACAACGTGATTCGACCAGTTTTCTTGCACCTTCCGGGCCTGTAGCGAACAGGGCGGCAACCTTCAGGATTTTCTGAAGTGGCGAAGCTTCAGGGGCCACGTGTGCCCAACTGAAACTGACACAGGCTTGCATTTTTGTCCAGTCGATCGACTTCTGATCCATCGATCCGGCCAAAGAGGTGGCTATTCGTTCTTGCCAATGACATGGGCCCGAAAGTTCCGTAGACAGACATCCACAGATCAGCCGGGCCCTGAGTTCATCAGGAGAAGCTTACTTTTGAGATTGTCGTCTGTGATGACTTCTGCTCGGAGAACGTTCAGAATCCGCTCAGGCCGGCCACCTTTATCGAATCTGACAGGCTTTCAGGTTTACATGAGGTTTTGCCAGCTCGACAACTTCAAAAACCTGCATATTTTATGGCGAACTTATACAAAAAGGGGCCGATCCCTTTCGAGACCGGCCCCTTCTCCTCGCATGGCATGTTTTCGAGTTGTTCACATGAAAGCAATCGAGAGCGACGCGGCTTACTCACCGAGAATTCGCTTGGCGATTCGCTTGAGAGCTTCCGATTCGATCTGGCGGACTCGTTCACGAGTCAGCCCCATCTCCTCGCCGATCTCTTTCAACGTCTTGGGCTCGGAATCATCCAGGCCAAATCGCAATCTCAAGATTTTCGCTTCACGTTCGTCCATGGTTTCGAGCATGGCGTAAACATGTTTGAGATTATCGACATCGAGCAATTCGTCATCCGGGCCTTTGACCCGCTCATCAGCGACCATGTCCGACATCATCCAGCCCGATTCTTCGTCGTCGGTCTGAGGCGTTGAGCTGTAGAGGTGAATCGCTTTTTTAACGATAGAGAGCTTCTTTTTCGGCAGTCCCAGTTCGATGGCGACTTCTTCCTGCGTAGGCGGCCGCTTGAACTGATCTTCCAGCTTGGCGGTTGCTTTTCGCCACTTGGAAAGGAGTTCCACCATATAAGCGGGAATGCGGATGGTTTTGCCGCAGTTGATTAAGGCACGTTTGATCGACTGTTTAATCCAGTAGCTGGCATAGGTGCTGAACCGGGTGTTCATGTCCGGGTCGAAACCTTCGACCGCACGAAGCAAGCCCAGATTTCCCTCTTCGATTAAATCCTGCAGGGGAAGACCTTTACCGACGTACGCCCGGGCAATGTTGACGACCAGGCGGAGATTGGCGCGAACCATGCGGTCACGAGCCTCTTTCTCGCCATTGGCAATCCGATTCGCCAGCTCCCGCTCATCGCGAGCCGTCAGCAGGGCTGTCTCGTTGATCTCCCGAAGATATGTTTCGAGGGGTGTCTGAACTGCCGAACTGCCGCTGGCAATACTGCCACCAGCGTCATCAAGAAACGAAAGACTCAAAGATTTTGACATTTTTTAGGGCTCTGCCGCTGAGGGTGTCAGGGGATGGCACGTTGTCGGCAGACTGCTCTCAGGCTGCCACTCGGTGTCGCAGAGCGCTGGAATTGAGTCCCACTGCATTCAAACAGGCACAGCCCCGAATCATCCGGCGGCTTGCGGCCCCTCATGTCGCAGATCTGAGTTCATCAGATCGACCCTCGACATGGGCCAGCTTTGTCATCCTGTTCGCTTCCAACACTGATCGACGCTTTGTCTGCCTATGTATATCGACA from Planctopirus ephydatiae encodes:
- a CDS encoding HD domain-containing phosphohydrolase encodes the protein MAGSMDQKSIDWTKMQACVSFSWAHVAPEASPLQKILKVAALFATGPEGARKLVESRCERGAQIARDLGFSESTALAIRCLDEHWNGQGQPDRPKGEEIPLLARILGIAQTIEVFDQLGGVRKVHEIVSE
- a CDS encoding sigma-70 family RNA polymerase sigma factor; amino-acid sequence: MSKSLSLSFLDDAGGSIASGSSAVQTPLETYLREINETALLTARDERELANRIANGEKEARDRMVRANLRLVVNIARAYVGKGLPLQDLIEEGNLGLLRAVEGFDPDMNTRFSTYASYWIKQSIKRALINCGKTIRIPAYMVELLSKWRKATAKLEDQFKRPPTQEEVAIELGLPKKKLSIVKKAIHLYSSTPQTDDEESGWMMSDMVADERVKGPDDELLDVDNLKHVYAMLETMDEREAKILRLRFGLDDSEPKTLKEIGEEMGLTRERVRQIESEALKRIAKRILGE